A window of the Miscanthus floridulus cultivar M001 chromosome 14, ASM1932011v1, whole genome shotgun sequence genome harbors these coding sequences:
- the LOC136505312 gene encoding protein ELC-like — translation MATTAAATGTVVLVDAALAPYEHPDLRWLVRKHVLAVLQDFPTLSPSVDTYTSDSGASTVLLNARGLLTVSSALPPVLLTLWLPREYPYLPPLAYVFPAAPSSASLSLAHDHPFVDHRTGRVRRTLPYLEDWAVPRSSLAGLVRSLVGALRMCHPLTPRFGSVVVHATTTTPMEEEQERMRTALLDELVSRLGRDTAAFRGHVDEDIHAMSSIQGSLRERADAMDRAVRDLEDERMRLERAVTASLSHRGKLLAWLHKTSSRVPDAGAAPPLVPHAAAGDALRWLESKALELSVDDTVDALGHALEDGDLISLQEYIKRVKVLAREQFFHCHAASTSMSSKVNK, via the coding sequence ATGGCGACGACGGCAGCAGCCACCGGCACGGTGGTGCTGGTAGACGCGGCGCTGGCTCCGTACGAGCACCCTGACCTCCGGTGGCTGGTCCGGAAGCATGTCCTGGCCGTCCTCCAGGACTTCCCCACCCTGTCGCCGTCCGTCGACACCTACACCAGCGACAGCGGCGCGTCCACCGTGCTGCTCAACGCGCGGGGCCTCCTCACCGTCTCCTCCGCCCTGCCGCCGGTGCTCCTCACGCTATGGCTTCCCCGGGAGTACCCGTACCTGCCGCCGCTCGCCTACGTCTTCCCCGCCGCTCCGTCGTCGGCTTCGCTTTCGCTCGCCCACGACCACCCCTTCGTCGACCACCGCACAGGCCGCGTCCGCCGCACGCTGCCCTACCTCGAGGACTGGGCCGTGCCGCGCTCCAGCCTCGCCGGACTCGTGCGGAGCCTTGTCGGGGCCTTGCGGATGTGCCACCCGCTGACACCCCGCTTCGGCTCCGTCGTCGTCCACGCCACGACCACGACGCcgatggaggaggagcaggagcgcatgcgcacggcgctgctcgacgagCTTGTCTCGAGGCTGGGCAGGGACACGGCCGCCTTCCGCGGCCACGTGGACGAGGACATACACGCCATGTCCTCCATTCAAGGCAGCCTCCGAGAGCGGGCCGACGCCATGGACCGCGCCGTCCGCGACCTCGAAGACGAGAGGATGCGGCTGGAGCGCGCCGTGACGGCCAGCCTTAGCCACCGCGGCAAGCTGCTGGCCTGGCTGCACAAGACAAGCAGCCGCGTGCCCGACGCGGGAGCGGCACCGCCTCTGGTACCGCACGCGGCGGCGGGCGACGCGCTGCGGTGGCTCGAGAGCAAGGCGTTGGAGCTCTCCGTCGACGACACCGTGGACGCCCTTGGCCACGCCCTGGAGGACGGCGACCTCATCAGCCTCCAGGAGTACATCAAGCGTGTCAAGGTGCTTGCTCGGGAGCAATTTTTCCATTGCCATGCAGCATCCACCTCGATGAGCAGCAAGGTCAACAAATAA